From one Staphylococcus kloosii genomic stretch:
- the panC gene encoding pantoate--beta-alanine ligase — protein sequence MTEVITRISEMQKITSNVKRQGKTIGFVPTMGALHDGHLTMMKQSKAEQDITIISVFVNPLQFGPNEDFDAYPRQIEQDVAMVKDVGVDYVFYPATEEMYPGAIDVNVTVGRLASVLEGEKRPGHFDGVVTVVNKLFNIVQPVVAYFGKKDAQQLAIVEKMVEDFNHNIIIRGVDIVRETDGLAKSSRNVYLTDKERKEAPHLYQSLKLAERLFQNGERNSDTIIAEIKNYLTQNTSGHIEEVAVYSYPELIEQQLISGRIFISLAVKFSQARLIDNVIIGDN from the coding sequence GTGACAGAAGTAATTACTCGTATTTCAGAGATGCAAAAGATAACTTCTAATGTTAAAAGACAAGGTAAGACAATTGGTTTTGTTCCTACAATGGGAGCGTTACATGATGGTCATTTAACAATGATGAAACAATCTAAAGCAGAACAAGATATTACAATTATTAGCGTGTTTGTTAATCCGTTGCAATTTGGTCCAAATGAAGACTTTGATGCATATCCTCGTCAGATCGAACAAGACGTAGCAATGGTTAAGGATGTTGGCGTAGATTATGTATTTTATCCAGCTACAGAAGAGATGTACCCAGGAGCTATAGACGTTAACGTTACGGTAGGTAGATTGGCATCGGTATTAGAAGGTGAAAAAAGACCAGGGCATTTTGACGGAGTAGTTACAGTGGTTAATAAATTGTTTAACATAGTACAGCCGGTTGTCGCATATTTTGGCAAAAAAGATGCACAACAATTAGCGATTGTCGAAAAAATGGTCGAGGATTTTAATCATAATATTATAATTCGTGGCGTAGATATAGTTAGAGAAACGGATGGTCTTGCTAAAAGCTCACGTAATGTATATTTGACTGATAAGGAACGTAAAGAGGCACCACATTTGTATCAAAGTTTAAAACTAGCCGAACGTTTATTTCAAAACGGTGAGCGCAACAGTGATACAATTATAGCTGAAATTAAAAATTATTTAACACAAAATACAAGTGGCCATATCGAAGAGGTTGCGGTATATAGTTATCCTGAATTAATTGAACAACAGCTTATTTCAGGTAGAATATTTATATCGTTGGCAGTAAAATTTTCACAAGCTAGATTAATAGATAACGTTATAATAGGAGATAACTAA
- the panB gene encoding 3-methyl-2-oxobutanoate hydroxymethyltransferase, whose translation MKTLSQLLSMKDQKEKISMITAYDYPSAKQAEAASIDTILVGDSLGMTVLGYDSTVEVTLEDMIHHSKAVRRGAPNTFVVVDMPFGTVGVSDAQDLSLAKQLYQQSNANAIKVEGTHIAPFITRCSNIGVPVVAHLGLTPQSVGIMGYKMQAATLEAAEKLIQDCKNMEQAGAVMVVLEAVPSDLAQKISATLTIPVIGIGAGNGTDGQVLVYHDVLNYGVERQAKFVKQYGDFSIGIDALSRYHQEVKEGVFPSAEHTYKKKVWDEVTPE comes from the coding sequence TTGAAAACTTTAAGTCAATTATTATCAATGAAAGATCAGAAAGAGAAAATTTCAATGATTACTGCTTATGACTACCCAAGTGCAAAACAAGCCGAAGCAGCAAGTATAGATACAATTTTAGTTGGTGATTCTTTAGGAATGACTGTATTAGGTTACGATAGTACCGTTGAAGTAACGCTTGAAGATATGATTCACCATAGTAAAGCAGTTCGTCGAGGCGCACCAAATACTTTTGTAGTAGTAGATATGCCGTTTGGTACGGTTGGTGTGAGTGACGCACAAGATTTATCATTAGCGAAACAGTTATATCAACAAAGTAATGCCAACGCTATTAAAGTTGAAGGAACGCATATTGCACCCTTTATCACGCGTTGTAGTAATATAGGTGTTCCAGTCGTGGCACATTTAGGTTTAACGCCTCAAAGTGTTGGTATTATGGGATATAAAATGCAAGCTGCTACTTTAGAAGCCGCTGAAAAGTTAATACAAGATTGCAAAAATATGGAACAAGCCGGTGCGGTGATGGTTGTTTTAGAAGCAGTACCAAGTGACCTTGCACAAAAGATCAGTGCAACGTTAACAATACCAGTCATTGGTATTGGTGCTGGCAATGGTACTGATGGGCAAGTACTAGTTTACCATGATGTTTTAAATTATGGCGTTGAACGACAAGCAAAATTTGTTAAACAATATGGTGACTTTAGCATTGGTATAGATGCACTGTCTCGATACCATCAAGAGGTTAAAGAAGGCGTATTCCCTTCAGCTGAACACACATATAAGAAAAAGGTTTGGGATGAGGTGACACCAGAGTGA
- a CDS encoding nucleoside hydrolase: MQQIYFNHDGGVDDLISLFLLLQMENVELIGVSAIGADSYVEPATSASQKIINRFGHDILDVAASTERGKNPFPKEWRMHAFFMDALPILNESTNTLSSQTTHSAAEDIVQKLQQSANKVTLLFTGPLTDLAKALTIAPSIEDKIDRLVWMGGTFLNKGNVEEPEHDGSAEWNAFWDPEAVATVFNTKIQIDMIALESTNQVPLTWQVRQMWAQERHHIGVDFLGVSYAAVPPLTHFQTNSTYFLWDVLTTAYVGKPDLVKQQQVKASVITNGPSQGKTYIDDSHGRYINVVNHVEHDAFFNYITSLAKKVLH; this comes from the coding sequence ATGCAGCAGATCTATTTCAACCACGATGGTGGCGTAGATGATTTAATTTCGCTCTTTTTATTATTACAAATGGAGAATGTTGAACTTATAGGAGTAAGTGCTATTGGTGCCGATAGTTATGTTGAACCTGCTACGAGTGCCTCACAGAAAATTATAAATCGCTTTGGCCACGATATATTAGACGTGGCTGCTTCTACCGAACGAGGCAAGAATCCTTTTCCTAAAGAATGGCGAATGCATGCTTTTTTCATGGATGCATTACCTATTTTAAACGAATCGACTAATACATTATCATCTCAAACAACGCATAGTGCAGCAGAAGATATTGTTCAAAAGTTACAACAATCGGCTAATAAAGTTACATTATTATTTACCGGTCCACTGACAGATTTAGCAAAGGCTTTAACAATAGCACCTTCTATTGAAGATAAAATTGACCGCTTGGTATGGATGGGTGGTACATTTTTAAATAAAGGAAACGTTGAAGAACCAGAACATGATGGCTCTGCTGAATGGAACGCATTTTGGGATCCAGAAGCAGTGGCAACTGTTTTTAACACTAAGATACAAATTGATATGATTGCGTTAGAAAGTACGAACCAGGTACCTTTAACGTGGCAAGTAAGACAGATGTGGGCACAAGAACGACATCATATCGGCGTTGATTTCTTAGGTGTTAGTTATGCTGCTGTGCCACCACTTACACATTTCCAAACCAATTCGACTTATTTCTTATGGGATGTATTAACTACTGCTTATGTAGGTAAACCTGACCTTGTAAAACAACAACAAGTGAAAGCCTCTGTCATAACTAACGGGCCTAGCCAAGGCAAAACTTATATAGACGACAGTCATGGACGTTACATAAATGTAGTTAATCATGTAGAACATGATGCATTTTTTAATTATATTACGTCATTAGCTAAAAAAGTCCTCCATTGA
- a CDS encoding CDP-glycerol glycerophosphotransferase family protein: protein MPIKNNLKKVKNIMKLPGAYYSYKTHKGTTDDAIKYDSLKNLYPLLKKQAGYYAELSQLAFNQQKWKEALHYINKAIDHETKEQQHLFYKHKAFIFEQLNNKDQFIKWLEEYLKFHPQDSQSLLKLAQTHLKLHNTKTAVSYLSQYLTQHPNDYDLNLEIAHYYLKLKQYNEAIQHANHYLKRFTANSDALLLIIDAYKKNKQYNKAVPYIKTYLASHPTDVVKSYQLAVHLEQQNDYQEAVEYYKHTIHNNVDQYSSRELATINYELGLIQLKLNDTNAANHHFNEAVYLSDNDKAHIWGVGVIHEQHKHWQLAIDAFIKQLDLLPDDANLIYEIGLLYRKLKQPQNAIHYFEQALQRDKVLSPWHYNLAVSYEDIGDFKNAERWFESAIDRQQTHRPGNYRKLARIYNKLGKYDQALASYNEAELFSMPSNMGKATYDKNIKKLSIRYGISYNHYNVDDKMVFYESLSGARVMCNPAGVFDYVLEHKDFEDFTHVWVVNNFNNIPKMLRNKDNIIFVKRNSDAYFKYISTAKYLICNSTFSDFITRKPEQKYLQTTHGVFYKTVGRDSAGTQLGVAGSTRNLLQATHILSPNDFMVGKQKSAYSIEGIYAGEMAKAGYPRIDVTLNASAELQEYMKNHINNLDKTKKIVLYAPTWRGENKKGNSFDTDKLVHDLSQLAKLDANILFRGHTITQGLLKNIKLPENIILPPNDIATNELLNITDVIISDYSSVFFDFIPTERPIVHYIYDIDDYVASRGLNLSTDELPGFIAKNTEQLVKAVQRGLDDPTPSSQYLAAKDKFCPLDHGHSGEAVAKWFFYGDTSQVEIIKESNYQQHDLYLGGTFSDSTVLPQFVNDVNNNIANHHSVSVMLKKQVAEDTEKFKYMQQLDDSVNFLAHAGPMPMTLKEMMAITDLSKDEVYHNASMKQARQTAYEREARRLFGDSTFDYVENLEQTSPYWQGITEIMTNRNK, encoded by the coding sequence GTGCCTATTAAAAATAATTTAAAAAAAGTAAAAAACATTATGAAACTACCTGGGGCTTACTACTCATATAAGACGCATAAAGGAACTACAGATGATGCAATTAAATATGATAGTTTGAAAAATTTATACCCCTTATTAAAGAAACAAGCGGGCTATTATGCTGAACTTTCACAACTAGCATTTAATCAACAAAAATGGAAAGAAGCATTGCATTATATTAATAAGGCAATAGATCACGAAACTAAAGAACAGCAACATTTATTTTATAAACACAAGGCCTTTATTTTTGAACAACTAAATAATAAAGACCAATTTATAAAATGGTTAGAAGAATACTTGAAGTTTCACCCTCAAGATAGTCAATCTTTATTAAAATTAGCACAAACACATTTAAAACTTCATAATACTAAAACGGCGGTTAGTTATTTATCTCAATATTTAACACAACACCCTAACGACTATGATTTAAATTTAGAAATAGCGCATTATTACTTAAAACTAAAACAATATAATGAAGCTATTCAACATGCTAACCATTATTTAAAACGTTTCACAGCAAATTCTGATGCCTTATTATTAATCATTGATGCTTATAAAAAGAATAAACAATATAACAAAGCAGTACCTTATATAAAAACATATTTAGCATCACATCCGACTGATGTCGTAAAATCATACCAATTGGCAGTACATTTAGAACAACAGAATGACTATCAAGAAGCCGTTGAATATTATAAACACACGATTCATAACAATGTAGATCAGTATTCATCAAGAGAACTGGCAACTATCAATTATGAACTCGGACTTATTCAACTTAAATTAAATGACACAAATGCTGCTAATCATCACTTTAATGAAGCAGTATATTTAAGTGATAACGACAAAGCACATATTTGGGGCGTTGGTGTTATTCATGAACAACATAAACATTGGCAATTAGCAATTGATGCCTTTATTAAGCAATTGGATTTGTTACCTGATGATGCCAATTTAATTTACGAAATAGGATTACTTTATAGAAAGTTAAAACAACCTCAAAATGCGATTCACTATTTTGAACAAGCCTTACAAAGAGATAAAGTATTATCGCCATGGCATTACAATTTAGCGGTTAGTTATGAAGATATTGGTGATTTTAAAAATGCAGAAAGATGGTTTGAAAGTGCTATAGATCGTCAACAAACACATCGACCTGGTAATTACCGTAAACTCGCACGCATTTACAATAAATTAGGTAAATACGACCAAGCATTAGCATCTTATAATGAGGCTGAGCTTTTCAGTATGCCAAGTAACATGGGTAAAGCAACCTACGATAAAAATATTAAAAAATTATCTATTCGCTACGGTATTAGTTACAATCACTACAATGTCGATGACAAAATGGTTTTCTATGAAAGTTTAAGTGGTGCACGTGTAATGTGTAATCCAGCTGGCGTTTTTGATTATGTATTAGAACATAAAGACTTTGAAGATTTCACCCATGTATGGGTAGTAAATAACTTTAATAACATTCCAAAAATGCTGAGAAACAAAGATAACATTATCTTTGTAAAACGTAATTCAGACGCTTATTTTAAATATATTTCTACAGCTAAATACCTGATTTGCAACTCGACATTTAGCGATTTTATTACACGTAAGCCTGAACAAAAATATTTACAAACGACGCATGGTGTCTTTTATAAAACTGTTGGTCGCGATAGCGCTGGTACACAACTAGGTGTCGCTGGTAGTACGAGAAACCTTTTACAAGCTACACATATCCTGTCACCGAATGACTTCATGGTAGGAAAACAAAAATCAGCTTATTCTATTGAAGGTATTTATGCTGGGGAAATGGCTAAAGCAGGCTATCCTCGTATCGACGTAACGTTAAATGCAAGTGCAGAATTACAAGAATATATGAAAAATCATATTAATAATTTAGATAAAACTAAAAAAATTGTCTTATATGCACCGACATGGCGTGGTGAAAATAAAAAAGGCAACAGCTTCGATACAGACAAACTCGTGCATGACTTATCACAATTGGCTAAATTAGATGCCAATATATTATTCCGTGGTCATACTATCACGCAAGGATTGTTAAAAAATATAAAACTTCCTGAAAATATTATTTTGCCGCCGAACGACATAGCAACGAATGAATTATTAAACATTACGGACGTAATTATTTCTGATTACTCTAGTGTATTCTTTGATTTTATACCAACCGAACGACCTATCGTTCACTATATTTATGACATAGACGACTACGTTGCTTCAAGAGGGTTAAATTTATCTACTGATGAATTACCTGGATTTATTGCTAAGAATACAGAACAACTTGTGAAAGCCGTTCAAAGAGGTTTAGATGACCCTACGCCTTCTTCACAATATTTGGCGGCTAAAGATAAATTCTGTCCTTTAGATCATGGGCATTCAGGCGAAGCTGTCGCAAAATGGTTCTTTTATGGAGATACAAGCCAAGTAGAAATTATAAAAGAGAGCAATTATCAACAACACGACTTGTATTTAGGTGGTACATTCTCGGATAGTACTGTATTACCTCAATTTGTAAATGACGTAAATAATAATATTGCTAATCACCATAGTGTGTCAGTGATGTTAAAGAAACAAGTTGCTGAAGACACTGAAAAATTTAAGTACATGCAACAATTAGACGACTCGGTTAATTTCTTAGCTCACGCAGGACCTATGCCAATGACATTAAAAGAAATGATGGCAATTACCGACCTCAGTAAAGACGAAGTTTATCACAATGCTTCTATGAAACAAGCACGTCAAACAGCTTATGAAAGAGAAGCGCGCCGTTTATTTGGAGATAGTACTTTCGATTACGTAGAGAACTTAGAACAAACATCGCCATATTGGCAAGGTATCACTGAAATTATGACTAATAGAAATAAATAA
- the panD gene encoding aspartate 1-decarboxylase produces the protein MIRTMMNAKIHRARVTESNLNYVGSITIDKDILEAVDILPNEKVAIVNNNNGARFETYVIEGERGSGKICLNGAASRLVEVDDVLIIMTYVQLNEEELSNHTPKVAVMDEHNAITQMIHERENEIVL, from the coding sequence ATGATTAGAACAATGATGAATGCAAAGATTCATAGAGCAAGAGTAACAGAATCCAATTTAAACTATGTAGGTAGTATTACAATTGATAAAGATATTTTAGAAGCGGTGGACATTTTACCCAATGAAAAAGTAGCGATTGTTAATAATAATAATGGCGCACGTTTTGAAACATACGTTATTGAAGGTGAACGTGGTAGCGGAAAAATTTGTTTAAATGGTGCAGCCTCAAGATTAGTAGAAGTTGATGATGTACTTATTATCATGACATATGTACAATTGAACGAAGAAGAATTAAGCAATCATACACCAAAAGTAGCAGTCATGGATGAACATAATGCTATAACGCAAATGATACACGAGCGTGAAAATGAAATTGTGTTATAA